One genomic segment of Chroogloeocystis siderophila 5.2 s.c.1 includes these proteins:
- a CDS encoding filamentous hemagglutinin N-terminal domain-containing protein, with the protein MTNSKLSLSGLQLVHTVIVGAIALSPTCAQAQITPDTTLGSENSVVSPNVVINGTASERIDGGATRGANLFHSFQEFNIDAGRGAYFSNPAGIENILSRVTGNNPSNILGTLGVLGNANLFLMNPNGIIFGQDASLNVAGSFVATTANAIGFGEQGLFNASSPNVPSSLLTVSPSAFLFNQINASSIENRSTAPAGLDAAGNSGYFGLRVPDGESLLLVGGDITADGGGIVTFGGRVDLAAVAGTGSVSLEHNGNNFSLSVPDNLSRADVSLKNAAGFIVAGGGGGDIAIAAQNISILEGSGLYAGILSNLGSNGAQAGDITLDAQGVIAIANSGIFNTLYLGGLGNSGNIYIEAEQLNIQDNAAVQAVVNGQGNTSNILIKAKDSVEITDGGFLTNQVHRGTGNAGDITIETGRLSIRDGFVQADTFGQGNGDNLFVQASDSVEIIGNSWLTANVNTNAVGQGGNLTIDTGSLFVTNGAQIQALTFGQGNAGKVTITARDSVSFDGRENGVINGSPSGAFSIVGARGTGSVGGLEISANSLSITNRAQLGSWTSGIGNAGDIVIQVKDQVLLLNSMIINEVSDVGGSVGNGGDIRISTGSLVLKDGSALLADTENQGNAGSITIEARDTVILEGVGPNSLDVNEIIPSQISTTVERNAVGEGGNIRISTGLLSMRDGGFIATDTYGQGNAGDLTIKTSSLSLDSAQISASTSGNGNAGNLTVRASDSVVLNGEYAGENGQTGVPGGLLAQVEPNTGKGRGGNLTLETGRLSISNGSKVQVATLGQGDAGELEIDAADIQIFNTLDPEFFTGIFAGIIQDPRSQVLPRGNGGKLTLTTERLSIRNGGRVEASTSGEGNGGDIFVNAKDFVEVVGTNQNNAPSFLGADVSPPEVYTPASPEAITGNSGNLTLHTQQLSVRDGGRVSVSTYARGNAGELRIQASDLLVIGTTNNGLRSTVSAGVERGAIGNGGDLTITTERMSVRGGARVSVQTDGTGNAGTLQINAPGSLEIVGISADGQLRSELSAAVGSNSTGRGGNLKISTGQLSIREQGLITTQSQGQQDAGNIELDVQGTLQANNGEILTNASQASGGEIFITAQDIRLHGDSDIQTNVASGTGGGGNITLTANSILAFDDSDILAFAQDGRGGNITLNTPVFFGENFQPAAVNSDPNTLDSNNRADINATGAVAGVVDIPDVSFIQNSLTELPANLTNTETLVANSCVARSRNQAGSFLITGAGGLPSRPGEQAASTYSTGSVRSVSDTSSRTWQLGDPIVEPQAVYRLSNGQLILSRECS; encoded by the coding sequence ATGACTAATAGCAAACTTAGTTTGAGTGGATTGCAGCTAGTGCATACGGTAATAGTAGGTGCGATCGCACTTTCACCAACATGCGCCCAAGCACAGATTACACCAGATACCACACTTGGTAGTGAAAATTCGGTAGTGTCACCTAATGTTGTTATTAATGGGACTGCTAGCGAGCGCATAGATGGTGGTGCAACTCGTGGGGCTAACCTATTTCACAGTTTTCAAGAATTTAATATTGATGCAGGACGAGGAGCCTATTTTAGTAACCCTGCGGGAATTGAAAATATTCTCAGTCGAGTTACAGGAAACAACCCTTCTAATATCCTGGGTACCCTTGGTGTTTTAGGTAATGCCAACCTATTCTTGATGAATCCTAATGGTATTATTTTTGGGCAAGATGCCAGTTTGAACGTTGCAGGCTCTTTTGTGGCGACGACGGCTAATGCAATTGGGTTTGGCGAACAAGGTTTATTCAATGCATCAAGTCCTAATGTGCCTTCATCACTCTTAACAGTGAGTCCTTCAGCATTTTTGTTTAATCAAATTAATGCAAGTTCTATTGAAAACAGGTCAACAGCACCAGCAGGATTAGATGCAGCAGGTAATTCAGGATATTTTGGTTTAAGAGTTCCCGATGGTGAAAGCTTACTACTCGTTGGTGGAGATATCACCGCAGATGGTGGCGGAATCGTTACTTTCGGTGGGCGCGTTGATCTCGCAGCAGTAGCAGGAACAGGAAGCGTCAGCTTAGAACATAATGGCAATAATTTTAGTTTGTCAGTTCCAGATAATTTATCAAGGGCTGATGTTTCTTTGAAAAATGCAGCAGGGTTTATTGTTGCAGGTGGCGGTGGTGGGGATATTGCGATCGCTGCACAAAACATAAGTATCCTAGAAGGAAGTGGTCTTTATGCTGGGATATTAAGCAATTTAGGTTCAAATGGCGCTCAAGCAGGAGACATTACTCTTGATGCACAAGGAGTGATCGCTATAGCCAACTCTGGTATTTTTAACACCTTATACTTAGGTGGCTTAGGCAATAGTGGAAACATCTATATAGAAGCGGAGCAACTAAATATTCAAGACAATGCAGCTGTTCAAGCTGTTGTTAATGGACAAGGAAATACTAGCAATATACTAATCAAAGCTAAAGATTCAGTTGAAATTACCGATGGAGGCTTCCTCACAAATCAAGTCCATCGAGGTACTGGCAATGCTGGTGACATCACGATAGAAACTGGGCGGCTGAGCATCAGGGATGGTTTTGTACAAGCAGATACTTTTGGTCAAGGAAATGGCGATAACTTGTTTGTACAAGCAAGCGACTCCGTGGAAATCATTGGTAATTCATGGTTAACTGCAAATGTAAATACCAATGCAGTAGGTCAAGGTGGCAACTTAACCATCGATACTGGTTCATTATTTGTTACAAATGGAGCACAAATTCAGGCACTTACATTTGGACAGGGAAATGCAGGCAAAGTGACAATAACTGCCCGCGATTCAGTGTCTTTTGATGGAAGGGAGAATGGAGTTATAAATGGATCGCCAAGTGGAGCTTTTAGCATTGTAGGAGCTCGTGGAACAGGTAGCGTTGGTGGTCTTGAAATCTCTGCGAACTCACTATCCATCACTAATCGCGCTCAACTTGGTAGCTGGACTTCTGGTATAGGCAACGCAGGAGACATCGTTATTCAAGTAAAGGATCAGGTATTGTTATTAAACTCGATGATCATCAATGAGGTCAGCGACGTTGGGGGTAGTGTCGGTAATGGAGGTGATATTAGAATTTCTACGGGTTCTTTAGTGCTTAAAGACGGATCAGCCTTGCTTGCTGATACGGAGAATCAAGGCAATGCAGGCAGTATCACAATTGAGGCTCGCGATACTGTCATCTTGGAAGGAGTTGGTCCTAACTCTCTAGACGTTAATGAAATAATTCCAAGTCAAATTTCAACTACTGTAGAGCGTAATGCCGTAGGAGAAGGAGGCAATATTCGCATTTCTACAGGTTTACTCTCTATGAGAGATGGAGGATTTATCGCAACTGACACCTATGGACAAGGCAATGCGGGTGATTTAACAATCAAGACTAGCAGTTTGAGTCTGGACAGTGCCCAAATATCTGCTTCTACATCTGGTAACGGAAATGCAGGCAATCTAACAGTTCGTGCTTCAGACTCCGTGGTTCTGAATGGGGAATATGCTGGCGAAAATGGGCAAACTGGCGTTCCTGGCGGTTTACTCGCTCAAGTTGAACCAAACACAGGTAAAGGACGTGGAGGTAACTTAACTTTAGAAACCGGACGCTTGAGCATTAGCAATGGCAGCAAAGTGCAAGTCGCTACTTTAGGGCAAGGAGATGCAGGTGAACTTGAAATTGATGCTGCCGACATACAGATATTCAATACTCTTGATCCTGAATTCTTTACAGGCATCTTTGCTGGCATTATACAAGATCCTCGTTCTCAAGTTCTTCCTAGAGGTAACGGCGGTAAGCTTACACTTACAACTGAACGACTAAGTATTCGAAATGGTGGGCGTGTTGAGGCTTCTACTTCCGGTGAAGGTAATGGTGGTGACATCTTTGTTAATGCCAAAGACTTTGTGGAAGTTGTCGGTACAAACCAAAATAACGCACCTAGCTTTTTAGGGGCTGATGTTAGTCCACCGGAGGTGTATACCCCTGCCAGCCCAGAAGCCATTACAGGTAATAGCGGAAATTTAACACTTCACACGCAACAGTTAAGCGTTAGGGACGGAGGTAGAGTATCAGTTTCTACATATGCAAGAGGAAACGCGGGAGAGTTACGCATACAAGCTAGCGATTTATTAGTTATTGGTACTACTAACAACGGATTACGCAGTACTGTTAGTGCTGGGGTCGAAAGAGGGGCAATTGGTAACGGGGGAGATCTCACCATCACAACTGAACGGATGAGCGTGAGAGGTGGAGCGCGGGTATCGGTTCAAACTGATGGTACAGGTAATGCCGGAACATTGCAAATCAATGCACCAGGTTCTTTAGAAATAGTGGGAATTTCTGCTGATGGTCAGTTAAGAAGTGAATTAAGTGCTGCTGTTGGTTCAAATAGTACTGGTAGAGGTGGTAATTTAAAGATTAGTACCGGACAGTTAAGTATTAGAGAACAGGGACTTATAACTACCCAAAGTCAAGGACAGCAAGACGCTGGGAATATTGAACTTGACGTACAAGGCACATTACAAGCCAATAATGGAGAAATCTTGACTAATGCTTCTCAAGCTAGTGGTGGGGAAATATTTATTACAGCCCAAGATATCCGCCTGCATGGTGACAGTGACATTCAAACCAATGTTGCTAGTGGTACTGGTGGCGGTGGTAACATCACCTTAACTGCTAACTCAATCCTCGCATTCGATGACAGCGATATTCTTGCCTTTGCTCAAGATGGTCGCGGTGGTAATATCACTCTTAATACCCCCGTATTTTTTGGTGAAAACTTTCAACCAGCCGCAGTTAATAGTGACCCAAATACCCTAGATAGCAATAACCGCGCCGATATTAATGCCACTGGTGCAGTCGCAGGTGTTGTTGATATTCCCGATGTTAGTTTTATTCAAAATAGCCTGACAGAACTGCCAGCAAACTTAACTAATACAGAAACTTTAGTCGCAAATAGTTGTGTAGCGCGTAGTCGCAACCAAGCAGGTAGTTTTCTTATTACAGGTGCTGGTGGTTTGCCAAGTCGTCCAGGAGAGCAAGCAGCCTCTACATATTCTACTGGAAGTGTGCGTTCAGTATCTGATACAAGCTCTCGTACATGGCAACTAGGAGATCCTATTGTTGAACCGCAAGCTGTATACCGCTTGAGTAACGGGCAATTGATTCTGAGTCGTGAATGTTCTTAG
- a CDS encoding protease complex subunit PrcB family protein, translated as MNNSIDFELIDVGYNPLVAGFEPEPKIVIFRNQQEWNNFWRKFSFLDVNLNEQKLPVPSVDFEQKMVIGLTIGSRPTGGYSMQIDCIEQLTDSETPQWLIHYTEITPSENCPVTQQPTTPNVFILTQNSNAAINLNAKNITSSCSS; from the coding sequence ATGAATAATTCTATCGATTTTGAATTAATTGATGTTGGTTACAACCCTTTAGTAGCAGGATTTGAACCTGAACCGAAAATTGTTATTTTTAGAAATCAGCAAGAATGGAATAATTTTTGGCGCAAATTCTCTTTTTTAGATGTCAACTTAAACGAACAAAAACTTCCTGTTCCTTCTGTTGACTTTGAACAAAAAATGGTTATTGGCTTAACTATTGGTTCTCGACCAACTGGAGGATATAGCATGCAAATCGACTGCATTGAGCAACTAACAGATTCCGAAACTCCTCAATGGCTGATCCACTACACCGAAATTACTCCGAGTGAAAACTGTCCTGTAACGCAGCAGCCTACAACACCTAACGTATTTATCTTAACTCAAAATTCTAACGCTGCTATTAACTTAAATGCTAAAAACATAACTTCTTCATGTTCTAGTTAA
- a CDS encoding S8 family serine peptidase — translation MLATSRRNHESFSVTSANESLEKLHSTSRLLDLGISPEFDDPLSNSRTSYSSSFSNSVTPQVTPDPGSTLATAYNLGTLNRPFTLTDFVGNSDVSDIYRFSLASNSSFNLSLNGLTADADVELLNGNGTRLAISGASGTTSEWIDGSLTAGTYYINVFRYTGNTNYRLSLSATPIVNGVRTVLGNLGADTFTWQSGFNRTVISGNGNVDFGSGALDTLNLANISSTTARLNLANASGGGVVYNPGNGARVFDAITLNNGSQILFEGIDRIRFADRTINRFVRRNDPLFNQQWNLHMMGVHNAWHFTKGSTNVLVGVQDSGLGVNGNGNIHPELNADKTLVFGNNYRDEFTDGDNFTSHGTAVQGIIAARSNNGLGMSGINWNSPVVNIDVIPGPGREQGDFDLAQATQAMINQANSQGQRLVINMSLGAPGLSNFGRTDIFPAFNQVVANNPNVLFVIAAGNEGHLGASGISYPATLARLYSNVISVGASWGTRSANNSVTTPGDRISYPGPNGWGSQYGTGLTLMGPSEVIAPYANRYGQFGFWGTGSIPGFDGTSAAAPNVTGVASLVWSANRNLSGTRIKQILSQTAFDLGARGYDTVYGHGFVNADAAVRRAMAIGRGAA, via the coding sequence ATGCTAGCTACCTCTCGTCGCAATCATGAGTCTTTTTCTGTTACTAGTGCTAATGAGTCGTTAGAAAAGTTACATTCAACATCTAGACTACTTGATTTAGGAATATCACCAGAATTTGACGATCCACTATCAAATAGTAGAACATCTTACAGTTCTAGTTTCTCGAATTCAGTCACACCACAAGTGACACCCGATCCTGGAAGTACCTTAGCGACTGCGTATAATCTTGGTACTCTCAATCGCCCATTTACCCTAACAGATTTTGTTGGTAATAGCGATGTTTCGGATATTTATCGCTTCAGCTTAGCAAGTAACAGTAGTTTCAACTTATCTCTAAATGGTCTCACAGCAGATGCTGATGTCGAGTTACTCAACGGAAATGGTACGCGCCTGGCAATTTCTGGTGCTTCTGGTACAACATCAGAATGGATAGACGGCAGCTTAACAGCAGGGACTTATTATATTAACGTCTTTCGGTACACTGGTAACACAAATTACCGTCTTAGCTTATCTGCTACGCCAATTGTCAATGGTGTACGTACAGTCTTAGGCAACTTAGGCGCGGATACATTTACTTGGCAATCTGGATTTAATCGTACAGTCATTTCTGGCAACGGTAATGTAGATTTTGGTAGTGGAGCATTAGACACACTGAATCTTGCTAATATTTCCTCAACTACAGCTAGATTAAATCTTGCCAATGCTAGTGGAGGTGGGGTAGTTTACAACCCTGGAAATGGTGCGCGCGTCTTTGATGCGATTACACTCAACAATGGCAGTCAAATTTTGTTTGAAGGAATTGATCGCATTCGCTTCGCAGATCGGACAATTAACCGCTTTGTCAGACGTAACGATCCCTTGTTTAATCAACAGTGGAATTTGCACATGATGGGCGTGCATAACGCCTGGCACTTTACTAAGGGTTCCACAAATGTACTAGTTGGCGTTCAAGATTCAGGCTTAGGAGTAAATGGTAATGGTAACATTCACCCTGAGTTAAACGCTGACAAAACTCTTGTATTTGGCAATAACTACCGCGATGAGTTTACAGATGGAGATAATTTTACTTCTCACGGTACTGCGGTTCAGGGCATTATTGCAGCGAGAAGTAACAATGGCTTAGGAATGAGTGGCATCAACTGGAATTCTCCTGTTGTTAACATTGATGTCATACCTGGTCCTGGTAGAGAACAGGGAGATTTTGACTTAGCTCAAGCTACGCAAGCGATGATTAATCAAGCTAATAGTCAAGGGCAACGTCTTGTCATCAATATGAGTCTAGGGGCGCCAGGATTGAGTAATTTTGGTCGAACTGATATTTTCCCTGCTTTCAATCAAGTTGTTGCTAATAACCCCAACGTTCTTTTTGTTATTGCCGCAGGTAACGAGGGTCATCTAGGAGCAAGTGGTATCTCTTATCCCGCAACACTCGCAAGGTTGTACAGCAATGTTATCTCTGTAGGTGCGTCTTGGGGTACACGTAGTGCAAACAATAGTGTAACTACGCCAGGCGATCGCATTTCATATCCAGGTCCAAACGGTTGGGGTTCGCAGTACGGAACTGGACTCACTTTAATGGGACCTTCTGAGGTGATCGCGCCTTATGCTAATCGCTATGGGCAATTTGGTTTTTGGGGAACCGGAAGCATTCCTGGGTTCGATGGTACCTCGGCCGCAGCGCCAAATGTTACAGGTGTCGCATCTTTAGTGTGGAGTGCTAATCGCAATCTTTCTGGTACCCGAATTAAACAAATATTGTCGCAAACAGCTTTTGATTTAGGTGCAAGAGGCTACGATACAGTTTATGGTCATGGATTTGTGAATGCTGATGCTGCTGTGCGACGCGCGATGGCAATTGGACGCGGTGCTGCATAA